In one window of Candidatus Zymogenaceae bacterium DNA:
- the nuoF gene encoding NADH-quinone oxidoreductase subunit NuoF has product MFEKCCDKCSHSPDSPCPDLIACIQDGPLCHTDERCNDFIHQRVERLKRKNIETPVIFVGTATCGLGAGAEKTITEIEKWLSESKTSADIVRVGCLGICALEPLVDVQLPKKSRISFYSVTAEKVRDILPAVFDGKPPVEHVLGQYPQEDTEAWKNIPLIGDHPFFKHQKRWVLENCGIINPEDIDEYIVWGGYSSLSRVLKNMTPLEVADVVEDSGLRGRGGAGFPAGKKWKFAQQAEGDQRYMICNADEGDPGAFMDRAVIEGDPHRLVEGIIIAAYAIHADHAYIYIRAEYPLAIRRLEKAIDQAHELGLLGRNILDSGFSLDIKLKKGAGAFVCGEETALIASIEGKRGMPRPRPPFPAVSGLYGKPTIINNVETLANVPGIIKNGADWFSSVGTERSKGTKVFALSGNVVRTGLVEVPMGITLRQIVFDIGGGIEGGLAFKAAQIGGPSGGCIPVEHLDTEIDYESLKEIGAIVGSGGLVVMDENTCMVDVAKFFMDFIQKESCGKCIPCREGTRLMLEILTSLTKRRSHETMEETFTRFQGVIQLKRLAEVIQDASLCALGQTAPNPVLSTMRWFKDEYEAHVYERYCPAGACTELLNYYIDSEKCKGCGLCAKNCPSDAIMGAPKSPHYIVPDKCIGCGTCVETCKFDAIVISRQDVPTEGVANA; this is encoded by the coding sequence ATGTTTGAAAAATGCTGCGATAAATGTTCACATTCCCCCGACAGTCCGTGTCCAGACCTGATCGCCTGTATCCAGGACGGCCCCCTCTGCCACACGGATGAGCGGTGTAATGATTTCATTCATCAACGGGTGGAACGTCTCAAGAGAAAGAATATTGAAACGCCCGTTATTTTTGTCGGGACCGCAACCTGCGGACTCGGAGCGGGAGCGGAAAAAACAATCACGGAAATTGAAAAATGGTTGTCGGAATCGAAAACGAGCGCGGATATCGTCAGGGTTGGATGCCTGGGTATTTGTGCCCTTGAGCCTCTCGTGGATGTGCAACTCCCGAAGAAATCCCGGATCAGTTTTTATTCCGTGACGGCAGAGAAAGTCCGGGATATACTCCCGGCCGTATTTGACGGCAAACCGCCTGTGGAACATGTTTTGGGCCAGTACCCCCAGGAGGATACCGAAGCATGGAAAAATATACCCCTCATAGGTGATCACCCGTTTTTCAAGCATCAAAAACGCTGGGTGCTGGAAAACTGCGGAATTATCAACCCGGAAGACATCGACGAATACATTGTATGGGGTGGATACTCGTCCCTCTCTCGTGTGTTGAAAAACATGACTCCCCTGGAAGTGGCGGATGTCGTGGAAGACAGCGGCTTGCGGGGACGGGGTGGAGCCGGATTTCCCGCCGGGAAAAAATGGAAATTCGCCCAGCAAGCTGAGGGAGATCAGCGGTATATGATATGCAACGCCGACGAGGGAGACCCGGGCGCGTTCATGGACAGGGCCGTGATCGAAGGGGATCCGCACAGGCTCGTCGAAGGAATCATCATCGCGGCGTATGCCATTCATGCGGATCACGCGTATATCTATATTCGGGCGGAATACCCGCTGGCTATCCGAAGACTTGAGAAAGCCATTGATCAGGCTCATGAGCTGGGACTGCTTGGAAGAAACATCCTTGACAGCGGATTCAGCCTTGATATAAAGCTGAAAAAGGGAGCGGGGGCGTTTGTCTGCGGTGAGGAAACGGCGCTTATCGCAAGTATTGAGGGAAAACGCGGCATGCCGCGTCCACGTCCCCCCTTTCCCGCTGTGAGCGGTTTATACGGGAAACCGACCATCATCAACAATGTGGAAACGCTCGCGAACGTACCTGGAATTATTAAAAATGGGGCGGACTGGTTTTCGTCCGTCGGTACCGAGCGTTCAAAAGGAACAAAGGTTTTCGCCCTTTCCGGGAACGTCGTGAGAACAGGGCTCGTCGAGGTTCCGATGGGAATCACCTTGCGGCAGATCGTGTTCGATATCGGCGGCGGCATCGAGGGAGGCCTGGCGTTCAAGGCGGCGCAAATCGGCGGCCCGTCGGGAGGATGTATACCGGTCGAACATCTCGATACGGAAATCGACTATGAATCTCTCAAGGAGATCGGCGCCATCGTTGGATCCGGCGGGCTTGTGGTGATGGATGAAAACACCTGCATGGTTGATGTCGCCAAGTTCTTCATGGATTTTATCCAGAAGGAGAGCTGCGGTAAATGTATTCCCTGCCGGGAAGGCACGAGGCTGATGCTTGAAATATTGACTTCTCTGACCAAAAGACGAAGCCACGAAACGATGGAGGAGACCTTCACTCGATTTCAGGGAGTCATTCAGCTCAAACGCCTCGCCGAGGTGATCCAGGATGCAAGCCTCTGCGCCCTGGGGCAGACTGCTCCGAACCCGGTACTCAGTACCATGCGGTGGTTTAAGGATGAATACGAAGCCCATGTCTATGAGCGATACTGTCCCGCCGGTGCCTGTACCGAGCTTCTCAATTACTACATCGATTCGGAAAAATGCAAGGGATGTGGATTGTGCGCTAAAAACTGCCCATCAGATGCGATCATGGGCGCGCCGAAAAGTCCGCATTATATCGTACCGGATAAGTGTATCGGATGCGGGACGTGCGTGGAAACGTGTAAATTCGATGCGATCGTGATATCTCGACAAGATGTCCCTACAGAGGGGGTTGCGAATGCTTAA
- a CDS encoding redox-sensing transcriptional repressor Rex produces MERTVERLILFKRYLKEVSRRRVEKIRSHELAEIAGVSAAQVRQDIMNIGYSGNQQGYAVKPLTESIEHFLATYEVQNVAIIGIGNLGRAIIGYFSGYRSMFRIIAGFDSNQNRTGRVIHGCKCYLVEDFGRVVGEEEISIAIIAVPASSAQSVADLCIQSGIKGIVNFTPTRLHVPKHIYVSDMDIAVSLEKVAFFVKNTGNEATYGSDK; encoded by the coding sequence ATGGAAAGAACAGTTGAAAGATTAATTCTATTCAAGCGATACCTGAAAGAAGTGAGTAGAAGAAGGGTAGAGAAAATTCGCTCCCACGAGCTTGCCGAGATAGCCGGTGTGAGTGCGGCACAGGTGAGGCAGGATATAATGAACATAGGTTATTCGGGAAATCAGCAGGGCTATGCTGTGAAACCGTTGACCGAATCAATCGAACACTTTCTCGCCACCTATGAAGTACAGAATGTGGCAATTATCGGTATCGGTAATCTGGGCAGGGCAATTATCGGATATTTTTCCGGATACAGGTCCATGTTCAGGATCATCGCGGGATTCGACAGTAATCAGAATAGGACCGGCAGGGTCATTCATGGATGCAAGTGCTATTTGGTAGAGGATTTCGGACGTGTTGTGGGTGAGGAGGAAATCAGTATCGCTATTATCGCGGTACCCGCCTCTTCCGCTCAATCAGTCGCCGATCTCTGTATACAGTCGGGCATAAAGGGAATCGTCAACTTCACTCCGACGCGCCTGCACGTACCCAAACATATATATGTGTCAGATATGGATATCGCAGTTTCGTTGGAAAAAGTGGCGTTTTTTGTAAAAAATACAGGAAACGAGGCAACATATGGATCCGATAAATGA
- the nuoE gene encoding NADH-quinone oxidoreductase subunit NuoE: MDPINETIDRVLAGYKTAERSDLIPILQDIQDSIGYVHKDAVSKIGTKLNLPPSKIFGVLTFYNQFRTEPPGRYHIMVCRGTACHVKGSEKILKTVQNTLKIEPGQTTRDGLFSLEIVACVGACGLSPVINISGEFYARVTPDSVREILKTLKSEAKEEAKRDV, from the coding sequence ATGGATCCGATAAATGAGACAATCGATCGCGTTCTAGCCGGATACAAAACCGCCGAGCGGAGTGATCTGATTCCGATCCTCCAGGACATACAAGATTCTATTGGGTATGTCCACAAAGATGCCGTAAGTAAAATCGGCACGAAACTCAACCTTCCCCCCAGTAAAATATTCGGGGTACTCACCTTTTACAACCAATTTCGAACCGAACCGCCCGGCAGGTATCATATTATGGTCTGTCGGGGTACAGCGTGTCATGTCAAGGGTTCGGAAAAAATCCTCAAGACCGTCCAGAATACCCTCAAGATTGAACCAGGGCAGACCACGCGCGACGGGTTGTTCAGCCTTGAAATCGTGGCCTGCGTCGGCGCATGCGGCCTTTCACCGGTTATAAATATTTCCGGCGAATTCTATGCCAGGGTTACGCCGGACAGTGTTCGTGAAATTCTCAAGACACTGAAATCCGAGGCGAAAGAGGAGGCAAAGAGAGATGTTTGA